In one window of Tachypleus tridentatus isolate NWPU-2018 chromosome 2, ASM421037v1, whole genome shotgun sequence DNA:
- the LOC143235754 gene encoding uncharacterized protein LOC143235754, producing MSRSFDYYIQSILFLVLINLTSAHEENKNDTNVNHSPVSVRQFGGGLGSPLFFLIGLGIAFIIGIASFLIPLAGFLINSIQTLNANMAATLAATQATAANTATGGIAGTGGVAGGNPGVGGGAGGGAAGGGAAGGGVGGGRRKRNAHYQQWSDRFITALETLDIALKKTYTS from the coding sequence ATGTCACGTTCATTTGACTACTATATCCAATCCATTCTGTTTCTCGTCCTAATTAATCTTACTTCTGcacatgaagaaaacaaaaacgacACAAATGTTAACCATTCACCAGTTTCGGTTCGGCAGTTTGGTGGTGGACTTGGTTCACCTTTATTCTTCCTGATCGGATTGGGTATAGCATTCATCATAGGAATAGCATCATTCCTCATCCCTCTTGCAGGCTTTCTAATCAATTCAATACAAACTTTGAATGCAAATATGGCAGCAACACTTGCTGCTACTCAAGCAACTGCTGCTAATACTGCTACTGGTGGGATTGCCGGAACTGGTGGAGTTGCTGGTGGTAATCCTGGTGTTGGTGGTGGTGCTGGTGGAGGAGCTGCTGGTGGAGGAGCTGCTGGTGGTGGTGTTGGTGGTGGTAGAAGAAAGCGCAACGCCCACTACCAGCAATGGTCAGATCGTTTTATTACGGCTCTTGAAACATTAGATATTGCGTTAAAGAAGACCTACACAAgttga